A window from Solanum stenotomum isolate F172 chromosome 5, ASM1918654v1, whole genome shotgun sequence encodes these proteins:
- the LOC125866296 gene encoding uncharacterized protein LOC125866296: MALKVILILFFAMLLFTNENNGEMIKREDGECLSLCIAGCFLNPICSTIICPDYCSQRDVQTRNNHICNVGCSFGHCYKYLINNYDHEKFGSCMTSCNENYCVDGNNNIALPKA; the protein is encoded by the exons atggcATTGAAAGTTATATTGATTTTGTTCTTTGCAATGCTTTTATTTACAAATGAGAACAATGGTGAGATGATCAAAAGAGAGGATGGAGAATGTTTATCACTGTGTATTGCTGGTTGCTTCTTAAACCCTATTTGCAGCACTATTATATGTCCTGACTATTGCAGTCAGAGGGACGTTCAAACTCGAAATAATCACATTTGTAACGTTGGATGTTCTTTTGGTCATTGTTACAAATATCTCATCAACAACTATG ATCATGAGAAGTTCGGAAGTTGCATGACAAGTTGCAATGAGAATTATTGTGTTGATGGCAATAATAATATTGCTCTACCAAAAGCTTAA